One window from the genome of Amycolatopsis sp. NBC_01480 encodes:
- a CDS encoding Hint domain-containing protein — MSAAASLVPYLKGGKAIKALAESEKFAAAGKFIGDIADAVRGGDDSVDIAAAACKAPHSFTGDTRVLMADGVTKPIAEVKVGEKITNTEPDGKGGEVHLVTAVHVTTDDQDRVELTTASGPDHPVSTTEHHQIWEARSHHWVEAGQLQPGDKFDTPRGNLTITRVSSSVERGVTYDLTIDGVHTYYVLAGRTPVLVHNSNCPSGKLSDPLPSGMNNKIASAYDDVKAGRISSHDTYGGREHSWWAGSKEYRVPGRPETDRILEKELPNGIKVYGWTSTHYAKIQRFSAPQFPDSGWN, encoded by the coding sequence TTGTCTGCGGCGGCATCGCTTGTGCCTTATCTCAAGGGTGGCAAGGCGATCAAGGCTTTGGCGGAGTCTGAGAAGTTCGCTGCGGCGGGTAAGTTCATCGGTGACATCGCCGACGCTGTGCGCGGTGGTGATGATTCGGTCGATATCGCAGCTGCGGCATGCAAGGCTCCACACAGCTTCACCGGGGACACCCGCGTCCTGATGGCTGACGGGGTCACAAAACCGATCGCCGAGGTCAAGGTCGGCGAAAAGATCACCAACACTGAGCCTGACGGTAAAGGGGGAGAGGTACACCTCGTAACCGCGGTTCACGTGACGACCGATGACCAGGACCGGGTCGAGCTTACGACGGCGAGCGGACCGGACCATCCGGTCAGCACCACTGAGCATCACCAGATCTGGGAAGCGCGCAGCCATCACTGGGTCGAAGCAGGCCAACTCCAGCCTGGTGACAAGTTCGACACGCCTAGGGGTAATCTCACGATCACCAGGGTCAGTTCCAGCGTTGAACGAGGGGTCACCTATGACCTGACGATCGACGGTGTCCATACGTACTATGTACTCGCCGGTCGGACGCCGGTCTTGGTTCACAACAGCAACTGCCCCAGCGGGAAGCTGTCGGATCCCCTGCCTAGCGGGATGAACAATAAGATCGCTTCAGCCTATGACGACGTGAAGGCGGGACGGATTTCTTCGCACGACACGTACGGGGGACGTGAACACTCGTGGTGGGCAGGTTCCAAGGAGTATCGCGTGCCCGGTAGGCCGGAAACTGACAGAATTCTGGAAAAGGAGCTGCCGAACGGCATCAAGGTATATGGGTGGACGTCCACGCATTACGCGAAGATTCAACGCTTCAGCGCACCCCAGTTCCCTGATTCGGGGTGGAATTAG
- the ligA gene encoding NAD-dependent DNA ligase LigA yields MNDGERIQELADQVVVLRDAYYRGSPVVADAEYDAIEDELRGLIEANPGLAPEPNPLEQVGAPAVLHAPIRHSRPMLSLEKATKPEQVAAFFDRFPGQPVVVMPKLDGLSLALVYEGGRLARAVTRGDGTTGDDVTMLVRALTDGIPAQVDAPGRVEVRGEAVMLRSTFAAYNTAHPDKPLINPRNAAAGTLRAKDPAVVAERRLRFFAFDLDTEPDSAETDLDRALRTLGFTAADMRRCADAEEAQQVITAIEQQRNTLDYDLDGAVLRLADRGAYAAAGTRSSSPRGALAFKFAAEEKTTVLSDVVWDVGKTGKIAPVAWLEPVFVGGTTVTRATLANQEVIRARGIMIGDTVLVRRAGDVIPFVAGVLDASKRTGAEREIVPPAVCPSCEQPLTEQGNSRELFCTNVSCPAQTVRRLIHWASRAAADIDAIGGVWIERLAEAGDLEHPSDFYRLTEERLLEFDRIGEVSAARMVESIDASRQVGLRRALIGLAIPMASEGTAARLCRAGFGSLEAVAEAGVDGLVAVEDIGPKVATSLVEHLTRLRPELERLRSRGVSLDVREEDLPPVVAAGAPLAGKTVVVTGAISDPRSGEKVPRPTFQRLCEKAGATIASSVSASTDLLVTGAEVGAAKLAKAEKFDVEVADQSVIWQQLITAGII; encoded by the coding sequence GTGAACGATGGGGAGCGCATTCAGGAGCTGGCTGACCAGGTCGTGGTGCTGCGCGACGCGTACTACCGGGGTTCGCCGGTGGTGGCGGACGCGGAGTACGACGCGATCGAGGACGAGTTGAGGGGGCTGATCGAGGCGAATCCGGGGCTGGCGCCCGAGCCGAACCCACTGGAGCAGGTGGGTGCGCCGGCGGTGCTGCACGCGCCGATCCGGCACTCGCGGCCGATGCTGTCGCTGGAGAAGGCGACCAAGCCCGAACAGGTGGCGGCGTTCTTCGACCGGTTCCCGGGGCAGCCGGTGGTGGTCATGCCGAAGCTGGACGGCCTGTCGCTGGCCCTGGTCTACGAGGGCGGGCGGCTCGCGCGGGCGGTCACCCGCGGGGACGGCACGACCGGCGACGACGTGACCATGCTGGTGCGGGCCCTGACCGACGGGATCCCGGCGCAGGTCGATGCGCCAGGACGGGTCGAGGTGCGGGGTGAGGCGGTCATGCTGCGGTCCACCTTCGCCGCGTACAACACCGCGCACCCGGACAAGCCGCTGATCAACCCGCGTAACGCGGCCGCGGGCACCCTGCGCGCCAAGGACCCGGCCGTGGTCGCCGAGCGGCGGCTGCGGTTCTTCGCGTTCGACCTGGACACCGAACCCGACAGCGCCGAGACCGATCTGGACCGCGCGCTGCGGACGCTGGGGTTCACCGCCGCCGACATGCGCCGCTGCGCCGACGCCGAGGAGGCGCAGCAGGTGATCACTGCGATCGAGCAGCAGCGCAACACCCTGGACTACGACCTGGACGGCGCCGTGCTGCGGCTGGCCGACCGTGGTGCGTACGCCGCCGCGGGAACCCGGTCGAGTTCGCCGCGGGGCGCGCTGGCGTTCAAGTTCGCCGCGGAGGAGAAGACCACGGTGCTGTCCGATGTGGTCTGGGACGTCGGCAAGACCGGCAAGATCGCCCCGGTCGCCTGGCTGGAACCGGTCTTCGTGGGCGGCACCACGGTCACCCGCGCGACGCTGGCCAACCAGGAGGTGATCCGCGCCCGCGGCATCATGATCGGCGACACCGTGCTGGTGCGCCGTGCCGGCGACGTGATCCCGTTCGTCGCCGGGGTGCTGGACGCTTCGAAGCGCACGGGCGCGGAGCGCGAGATCGTGCCGCCGGCCGTCTGCCCGTCGTGCGAACAGCCGTTGACCGAGCAGGGAAACAGCCGAGAACTGTTCTGTACCAACGTCTCCTGCCCGGCCCAGACGGTGCGGCGGCTGATCCACTGGGCCTCCCGGGCGGCCGCGGACATCGACGCGATCGGCGGCGTGTGGATCGAGCGGCTGGCCGAAGCGGGCGACCTGGAGCACCCGTCGGACTTCTACCGCCTCACCGAAGAGCGTCTGCTGGAGTTCGACCGCATCGGCGAGGTCTCGGCCGCGCGCATGGTCGAGTCGATCGACGCGAGCCGTCAGGTGGGCCTGCGCCGGGCGTTGATCGGGCTCGCGATCCCGATGGCGTCGGAGGGCACGGCCGCACGCCTGTGCCGCGCGGGCTTCGGCTCGCTGGAGGCGGTGGCCGAGGCCGGCGTCGACGGTCTGGTGGCGGTGGAAGACATCGGCCCGAAGGTGGCCACCTCGCTGGTCGAGCACCTGACCCGGCTCCGCCCCGAACTCGAGCGGCTGCGGTCGCGCGGGGTGTCCCTGGACGTGCGCGAGGAGGACCTCCCCCCGGTCGTGGCCGCGGGCGCCCCACTGGCGGGCAAGACCGTGGTGGTCACCGGCGCGATCAGCGACCCACGCTCCGGCGAGAAGGTCCCCCGCCCGACTTTCCAGCGCCTGTGCGAAAAAGCCGGCGCGACGATTGCGTCGTCAGTCTCGGCCAGCACGGATCTTCTTGTCACCGGCGCCGAGGTCGGAGCCGCCAAACTGGCCAAGGCCGAGAAGTTCGACGTCGAAGTAGCCGACCAAAGCGTGATCTGGCAACAGCTCATCACCGCCGGCATCATCTGA
- a CDS encoding MFS transporter: MRSRKSLGRRFGWLWAAYAVSAFGTSLAFDAFSLIAIQVLHAGPREVSGLAAAGLAVGALVAVPLGPWIEFRRKRPVMMTMDLLRFVMLLSVPAAYALGWLGFAQLLVVSVIVGAADITFTAASGAYLKALVRREDLLPTNGRFEATTWTTTMLGPPLGGVAIGLLGPVVTVLANAASFLLSAAGIRAIGGREPSPALIGGPESSPAPIARQGNSPTPTSKQRPSPAPASGRKASPAPTAMAGGGREARLVPTGQRRLRVADLLEGWRYILTHRGLRPLFFNVILVNGLIMAAQPLMALLMLGQLGFTPWQYGLAFAAPCVGGLVGSRMAPRLVARFGSHRIMRIVGGLRACWPIGLVFVHPGVGGLVLVMAVELAVITCFGVFNPVLATYRLTQVPADRVARTLSAWSVASKASIAALTFLCGLLAGAIGSRPAIAVAGLVILGTPFLLPRHDRARHQERETPTAARR; encoded by the coding sequence ATGAGGAGCAGGAAGTCGTTGGGGCGCCGGTTCGGCTGGCTGTGGGCGGCGTACGCGGTGAGTGCGTTCGGAACTTCGTTGGCGTTCGATGCGTTCTCGCTGATCGCGATCCAGGTGCTGCACGCCGGCCCGCGCGAGGTCTCGGGGCTGGCCGCCGCCGGGCTGGCGGTCGGCGCACTGGTCGCGGTCCCGCTCGGCCCGTGGATCGAGTTCCGGCGCAAACGCCCGGTAATGATGACGATGGATCTGCTGCGGTTCGTGATGCTGCTGAGCGTGCCCGCCGCGTATGCGTTGGGCTGGCTCGGTTTCGCCCAGCTCTTGGTAGTTTCGGTGATCGTCGGCGCCGCGGACATCACCTTCACGGCGGCCAGCGGCGCCTACCTGAAAGCGTTGGTGCGCCGGGAAGACCTCCTACCCACCAACGGCCGCTTCGAGGCCACAACCTGGACCACCACCATGCTCGGCCCCCCTCTGGGCGGCGTGGCGATCGGCCTGCTCGGCCCCGTGGTGACGGTGCTGGCCAACGCGGCCAGCTTCTTGCTCTCAGCCGCCGGAATCCGGGCGATCGGTGGCCGGGAACCCAGCCCGGCGCTGATCGGCGGGCCGGAATCCAGCCCAGCACCGATCGCCCGGCAGGGAAACAGCCCGACGCCGACCAGCAAGCAGCGGCCCAGTCCGGCACCGGCCAGCGGGCGGAAAGCCAGCCCGGCGCCAACCGCGATGGCAGGCGGCGGGCGGGAGGCCAGGCTGGTGCCGACTGGCCAGCGGCGGTTGCGGGTGGCCGACCTGCTGGAAGGCTGGCGCTACATCCTGACGCACCGCGGGCTGCGGCCGTTGTTCTTCAACGTCATCCTGGTCAACGGGCTGATCATGGCGGCCCAGCCGCTGATGGCGCTGCTCATGCTCGGGCAGCTCGGGTTCACGCCCTGGCAGTACGGCCTCGCGTTCGCCGCCCCCTGTGTCGGCGGGCTGGTCGGTTCGCGGATGGCCCCCAGGCTCGTGGCGCGGTTCGGGTCGCATCGGATCATGCGGATTGTCGGCGGGTTGCGTGCTTGCTGGCCGATCGGGCTGGTCTTCGTTCACCCGGGCGTGGGCGGCCTGGTGCTTGTCATGGCGGTCGAACTCGCGGTGATCACCTGTTTCGGCGTCTTCAACCCGGTGCTGGCCACCTACCGGCTCACCCAGGTCCCGGCGGACCGGGTCGCCCGGACGCTGTCCGCCTGGTCGGTCGCGAGCAAGGCGAGCATCGCGGCCCTGACCTTCCTGTGCGGCCTCCTGGCCGGTGCCATCGGCTCGCGCCCGGCGATCGCGGTCGCCGGGCTGGTCATCTTGGGCACGCCGTTCCTGCTTCCTCGGCACGACCGGGCAAGACACCAAGAGCGAGAAACCCCGACTGCCGCCCGCAGATGA
- a CDS encoding carboxymuconolactone decarboxylase family protein translates to MSAPLDSLGGRLPLLHPADLDEEQQQVYDVLTRIVVPEAAAGGFTARLADGRFIGPFNALLRAPRIALGLGGWTSRITEAGLAEDVRQAVILTVGSAWQAAYEIDAHVAAARAAGLPETAITALVDGTEPTGLSADADLAHRLTTSLLTGRGVHDALYAEAIGRFGEAGVVAILCLIGQYQTISSILVCFRVPVPEG, encoded by the coding sequence ATGTCGGCACCCCTCGACTCCCTCGGCGGCCGCTTGCCGCTGCTGCACCCGGCCGATCTCGACGAGGAGCAGCAGCAGGTCTATGACGTCCTGACCCGGATCGTCGTCCCGGAAGCGGCGGCAGGCGGCTTCACCGCGCGGCTCGCCGACGGTCGGTTCATCGGGCCGTTCAACGCCCTGCTGCGTGCCCCGCGGATCGCGCTGGGCCTCGGCGGCTGGACAAGCCGGATCACCGAGGCCGGGCTCGCGGAAGACGTCCGGCAGGCGGTGATCCTGACCGTCGGCAGCGCTTGGCAGGCGGCGTACGAGATCGACGCGCACGTCGCCGCCGCGCGGGCAGCCGGCCTGCCGGAAACCGCGATCACCGCTCTCGTCGACGGCACCGAGCCGACCGGATTGAGCGCCGACGCCGACCTCGCGCATCGGCTGACGACCAGCCTGCTGACCGGTCGCGGGGTGCACGACGCGCTGTACGCCGAGGCGATCGGCCGGTTCGGTGAGGCGGGCGTCGTCGCGATCCTGTGCCTGATCGGGCAGTACCAGACGATCTCCTCGATCCTGGTCTGCTTCCGGGTGCCGGTGCCCGAGGGGTGA
- a CDS encoding heparin lyase I family protein, with protein MNRPLCAAAAQTKVRRKNVFKLLLTRPAVIGTCALVLAALSTGPVQAGAHSSLWSADPRKGTGAFASIQCDSNTFTTTTDPAKGPVWQVKQLANQERCESEGPDISLGSTYYLGWSSKFAITDSTSRYIFQLKCSPSTGTANHPIVLEVIGGELQLQNWTQDHQKVLLWHTKAVNNQWNDYVLRVSEDQQKGTIQFWFNGARQKLTTGSDTFTGTTYDGTRDYLKWGLYHPAPATATQWLSTIKMGTSLADVTG; from the coding sequence ATGAATCGTCCCTTGTGTGCCGCCGCCGCACAAACGAAAGTGCGGAGGAAAAACGTGTTCAAGCTACTACTCACCCGGCCGGCCGTCATCGGCACGTGCGCGCTGGTTCTGGCGGCGCTTTCGACCGGACCCGTCCAGGCCGGCGCCCATTCGTCGCTCTGGTCGGCGGATCCGCGCAAGGGGACGGGGGCGTTCGCGTCGATTCAGTGTGATAGCAACACCTTCACCACCACGACCGATCCCGCCAAAGGTCCGGTGTGGCAGGTGAAGCAGCTCGCGAACCAGGAGCGGTGCGAGTCGGAGGGGCCGGACATTTCCCTTGGCAGCACCTACTATCTCGGCTGGTCCTCGAAATTCGCCATCACCGATTCGACGAGCCGGTACATCTTCCAGCTCAAGTGCAGCCCCAGCACCGGCACGGCCAATCACCCCATCGTCCTCGAGGTCATCGGCGGGGAGCTCCAGCTGCAGAACTGGACCCAGGACCACCAGAAGGTGTTGCTGTGGCACACCAAGGCCGTCAACAACCAGTGGAACGACTACGTGCTCCGGGTTTCCGAGGACCAGCAGAAGGGCACGATCCAGTTCTGGTTCAACGGCGCGCGCCAGAAACTGACCACCGGCTCGGACACCTTCACCGGCACCACGTACGACGGAACCCGGGACTACCTCAAATGGGGGCTCTACCATCCGGCCCCGGCCACGGCCACGCAATGGCTCAGCACCATCAAAATGGGCACGAGCCTGGCCGACGTGACCGGCTGA
- a CDS encoding tautomerase family protein produces MPMTKIYLREGTKPEHKRALSDAVHQALVEVLGIPEDDRFHFFHELADENLITEPVAFGLERRRQAICVQLYFAHRSEAVLNELFAALVANLTRGTGLETRDIYLNVIESASANWWAEGRVLNQQTGFDERIAADKVPG; encoded by the coding sequence ATGCCCATGACGAAGATCTACCTCCGCGAGGGCACCAAGCCCGAGCACAAACGAGCCCTCTCCGACGCCGTGCACCAGGCGCTGGTCGAGGTCCTCGGCATCCCGGAGGACGACCGGTTCCACTTCTTCCACGAGCTGGCGGACGAGAACCTCATCACCGAGCCCGTCGCGTTCGGACTGGAACGGCGACGGCAGGCCATCTGCGTCCAGCTCTACTTCGCGCACCGATCCGAGGCAGTCCTGAACGAGCTGTTCGCCGCGCTCGTCGCGAACCTCACCCGCGGCACCGGTCTCGAGACCCGCGACATCTACCTCAACGTCATCGAATCAGCCTCCGCCAACTGGTGGGCCGAAGGGCGCGTGCTCAACCAGCAGACGGGCTTCGACGAGCGCATCGCCGCGGACAAGGTCCCCGGCTGA
- a CDS encoding barstar family protein codes for MAGELPVVGKVDFPLYRVSDEECRGVLVAAEGVEGFFVDPEEELPELAFLGVHEVERGRRRVEDAVMEIMNRQQEKIGEYFIGRVVLGDVGVEEAGGKISRVDYRFFGNRCEYPEAERIWLRWASGVALVKGEWLRWPANYRDAWLHVVQNSWFATNRRAARYGVEEVANLDGGQISTRSDFYCALGEAVNGPGGYFGSNLDALADCLSSNFGEGPPARIIWRNFQESQESLDHVFLDSIVGLMREFRVDLATC; via the coding sequence ATGGCTGGCGAGCTGCCGGTGGTGGGAAAGGTGGATTTTCCGCTGTACAGGGTATCTGATGAAGAGTGCAGAGGGGTACTTGTTGCAGCTGAAGGAGTAGAGGGATTTTTTGTCGATCCGGAAGAAGAATTGCCGGAATTGGCCTTCCTTGGGGTCCATGAGGTCGAGCGGGGTAGACGGAGGGTCGAAGATGCAGTGATGGAGATCATGAATCGTCAGCAGGAGAAGATTGGTGAGTATTTCATTGGCCGTGTTGTGCTCGGCGATGTGGGCGTAGAGGAGGCGGGCGGAAAAATTTCGAGAGTCGATTACCGGTTTTTCGGCAATCGCTGTGAGTATCCCGAAGCTGAGAGAATTTGGCTGCGTTGGGCATCGGGGGTCGCCCTGGTGAAGGGTGAATGGCTTCGGTGGCCAGCGAACTATCGGGACGCATGGCTGCACGTCGTTCAGAATTCTTGGTTCGCTACGAACCGTAGGGCTGCTCGCTATGGAGTGGAAGAGGTTGCCAACTTGGATGGTGGACAAATTTCGACGAGATCGGATTTCTACTGCGCATTGGGTGAGGCGGTCAATGGCCCGGGTGGATACTTTGGATCGAATCTCGACGCTCTCGCGGACTGTCTTTCTTCGAATTTCGGCGAGGGACCTCCGGCGAGGATTATTTGGCGGAACTTTCAGGAGTCTCAAGAATCTCTTGATCACGTCTTCCTGGATTCGATTGTGGGACTAATGCGCGAATTTCGCGTAGATCTCGCGACTTGCTGA
- a CDS encoding LysR family transcriptional regulator — protein sequence MEWSSTTLRMFRALAETGSFTAAASALGYSQSAVSRQVAALERSTGRRLVDRRSDGARLTAAGSVLLRHASAALDEIDRAERLLSGAAPAVAPIRLGVFTSVGAALIPETLALMRRHAPDVEVTTREGSTPALTRSVRAGTVNVAVLSSRQPFRPPDDQEPALEVEILLEGDLLVAVPARGDLGLDGSVTLAELAASPWVASPQTTGEPAMGVWPALPQRPAVSHMARDWLGKLTLVGAGHGVTTIPPYLVGLVPASVRLARVADGEPVTGRVVMARLPGPATPAMTALADCLREAAAGLPLA from the coding sequence ATGGAGTGGTCCTCGACGACGCTGCGGATGTTCCGCGCACTCGCCGAGACCGGTTCGTTCACCGCGGCCGCGTCGGCCTTGGGGTACAGCCAGTCCGCGGTCTCCCGCCAGGTCGCGGCCCTCGAACGGTCGACCGGCCGGCGGCTGGTCGACCGGAGGTCCGACGGGGCCCGTCTCACCGCCGCCGGATCGGTCCTGCTCCGGCACGCCTCGGCCGCCCTCGACGAGATCGACCGCGCCGAGCGCCTGCTCAGCGGAGCCGCACCCGCCGTCGCACCGATCCGCCTCGGCGTGTTCACCAGCGTGGGCGCCGCCCTCATCCCCGAGACGCTGGCCCTGATGCGCCGCCACGCGCCGGACGTGGAGGTCACCACTCGCGAGGGCTCCACGCCGGCACTCACGCGAAGTGTGCGGGCCGGAACGGTGAACGTCGCCGTGCTTTCCTCGCGCCAGCCCTTCCGGCCGCCCGACGATCAGGAGCCCGCGCTGGAAGTCGAGATACTGCTGGAGGGAGACCTGCTGGTGGCTGTGCCGGCCCGCGGGGACCTCGGCCTCGACGGCTCGGTCACCTTGGCCGAGCTGGCCGCGTCGCCGTGGGTCGCCAGCCCGCAGACGACGGGCGAGCCGGCGATGGGCGTCTGGCCGGCCCTGCCCCAGCGGCCCGCCGTCAGCCACATGGCCCGTGACTGGCTCGGCAAGCTCACGCTGGTGGGCGCGGGGCACGGCGTCACCACGATCCCGCCCTACCTGGTCGGCCTGGTCCCGGCGAGCGTGCGGCTGGCCCGGGTCGCCGACGGGGAGCCGGTCACCGGCCGCGTGGTGATGGCCCGACTGCCTGGTCCGGCCACACCCGCGATGACCGCGCTCGCGGACTGCCTGCGTGAGGCCGCGGCCGGCTTGCCGCTCGCCTGA
- a CDS encoding metallophosphoesterase family protein, with product MDRRAFMVAAGAAAGTAVVPATAEAAEGRPVRFTILSDIQGDLADFGHALDDLHSVNPGSAGLGIASDITPRGYDFEYAEVRATLDRHPHPREVAWAIGNHEFSVPKWRDPDTLAQETWPNGTTEDSLFRSFFRFAGRNTIYRETSFGGVPVLCLGTERYAKYHGPKLWDEVRLSDRQFTWLEQRLEFWLARRKPVMVLTHQVSPRAVVIKARDFTTRTWLKQITVPLHTS from the coding sequence ATGGATCGCAGGGCGTTCATGGTGGCGGCCGGTGCCGCGGCGGGGACGGCGGTCGTGCCCGCGACGGCCGAAGCGGCCGAGGGCCGGCCCGTCCGCTTCACCATCCTCAGCGACATCCAGGGCGACCTCGCCGACTTCGGCCACGCGCTCGACGACCTGCACTCGGTCAACCCGGGCAGCGCGGGCCTCGGCATCGCGAGCGACATCACCCCGCGCGGTTACGACTTCGAGTACGCCGAGGTCCGCGCGACCCTGGACCGGCACCCGCACCCGCGCGAGGTCGCGTGGGCGATCGGCAACCACGAGTTCTCCGTGCCGAAATGGCGGGACCCGGACACGCTCGCCCAGGAGACCTGGCCCAACGGCACCACGGAGGACTCGCTCTTCCGCAGTTTCTTCCGCTTCGCGGGCCGCAACACGATCTACCGCGAAACGTCGTTCGGCGGCGTTCCAGTGCTCTGCCTCGGCACCGAGCGCTACGCGAAGTACCACGGCCCGAAGCTCTGGGACGAGGTCCGGCTCAGCGACCGGCAGTTCACCTGGCTCGAGCAGCGGCTGGAATTCTGGCTCGCCCGGCGGAAACCGGTGATGGTGCTGACCCACCAGGTCTCGCCCCGCGCCGTGGTCATCAAGGCCCGTGACTTCACCACCCGCACCTGGCTGAAGCAGATCACGGTCCCGCTGCACACCTCGTGA